A genomic region of Arachis hypogaea cultivar Tifrunner chromosome 5, arahy.Tifrunner.gnm2.J5K5, whole genome shotgun sequence contains the following coding sequences:
- the LOC112802380 gene encoding uncharacterized protein, whose product MLSSSTSRITFIFRYSLLQIPNFVSFPSSSSSFSSLHSHSVSPSTRQVDEAVDSFTRMLSMRRTPPVIQFNQILGSLSKTKHFHVAVSLFQQLQARGIAPSIVTLNILINCCCGMGRMTLASSVLAKIFRMDYQPNTVTFTTILKGLFLCGSVEKAVRFHDRVVAHGFQFNQVTYGTLINGLCKTGHTSAAIQVLRKIPRYGIAPDVFIYNTIIDSLCKDTLVSQAFHLYSGMLAKGISPDVITYNSLIFGLCLVGQFKEAVDILNHMMLKNITPNVYTYTTLIDGLCKEGKIKDAKSVLAVMAKRGVKPNVVTYNSLMDGYCLVNQVNKAKYVFNTMAQSRVSLDVQSYNIMINGLCKSKMVDEALNLFEEMRRRYLVPNTVTYNTLIDGLSKSKRISCALELLVKMHEGGPPANVVTYNSLLDGMFNIKQVDKALMLFKQMKESGIDPNIVTYSILIDGLCKGGRLVAAKEIFQDLSMKGYPPNVTTYNIIINGLCKEGLFEEALALLSKMEGNGCLPNAVTFETVIHALFEKDENDMAERLLREMVARGLLN is encoded by the coding sequence ATGTTGTCATCCTCAACCTCAAGAATCACTTTCATTTTTAGGTATTCTCTTCTCCAAATCCCTAATTTTGTTTCCTTcccttcctcttcatcttcattctcatccCTTCATTCTCATTCTGTGTCCCCATCCACTCGCCAAGTTGATGAAGCTGTTGATTCCTTCACTCGCATGCTCTCTATGCGTCGTACTCCTCCCGTCATCCAATTTAACCAGATTTTGGGATCTCTTTCCAAGACGAAGCATTTCCACGTCGCCGTTTCCCTTTTTCAGCAATTGCAAGCCAGGGGAATTGCGCCCAGCATAGTCACTTTGAATATCTTAATCAATTGTTGCTGCGGCATGGGTCGTATGACGCTTGCTTCCTCTGTATTGGCCAAGATTTTCAGAATGGATTATCAACCTAATACGGTAACATTCACAACAATCCTGAAAGGCCTCTTTCTCTGTGGTAGTGTTGAAAAAGCAGTGCGCTTTCATGACAGAGTGGTGGCTCATGGATTTCAGTTTAATCAAGTCACTTATGGGACGTTGATCAATGGGCTCTGTAAGACCGGACACACATCAGCTGCTATTCAAGTGTTGAGAAAGATCCCACGGTATGGCATTGCTCCTGATGTCTTCATCTACAACACAATTATTGATAGCCTCTGCAAGGATACACTTGTGAGTCAGGCTTTTCATTTATACTCTGGAATGCTTGCTAAGGGAATTTCTCCCGATGTTATCACATACAATTCTCTCATTTTTGGATTGTGTCTTGTGGGTCAATTTAAGGAAGCCGTTGATATACTAAATCATATGATGCTTAAAAACATTACTCCTAATGTTTATACCTATACTACTTTGATTGATGGGCTATGCAAGGAAGGAAAGATCAAAGATGCTAAGAGTGTATTGGCTGTAATGGCAAAACGTGGTGTGAAACCAAATGTAGTTACTTATAACAGCCTAATGGATGGATATTGTTTGGTTAATCAGGTAAATAAGGCAAAATATGTATTCAACACAATGGCCCAAAGTAGAGTGTCACTTGATGTTCAAAGTTACAATATCATGATTAATGGCTTGTGCAAAAGTAAAATGGTGGATGAAGCCTTGAATCTTTTTGAAGAAATGCGTCGTAGGTACTTGGTTCCAAACACGGTAACTTACAACACTCTTATTGATGGCttgagcaaatcaaagagaatctCTTGTGCTTTGGAGCTTCTTGTCAAGATGCACGAAGGAGGTCCACCCGCTAATGTAGTCACTTACAATTCCTTGTTGGATGGGAtgttcaatatcaaacaagttgaCAAGGCACTTATGTTATTCAAGCAAATGAAAGAGAGTGGCATTGATCCAAATATAGTCACGTATAGTATACTTATTGATGGCCTATGCAAAGGTGGAAGACTTGTAGCTGCAAAAGAGATTTTTCAAGATCTTTCCATGAAAGGCTATCCTCCAAATGTGACGACATACAATATTATTATCAATGGGCTCTGCAAAGAGGGTTTGTTTGAAGAAGCATTGGCACTCTTGTCAAAAATGGAAGGCAATGGTTGCTTACCAAATGCTGTGACTTTTGAAACTGTTATTCATGCtttgtttgaaaaagatgagaatgaCATGGCGGAGAGACTTCTTCGGGAAATGGTTGCTAGAGGCTTATTGAATTGA